The sequence below is a genomic window from Daphnia pulicaria isolate SC F1-1A chromosome 6, SC_F0-13Bv2, whole genome shotgun sequence.
TTCGCTGTTTGAATCAGAACATTACACATAGGAGTttaaatcttctcaatcaagtaTCAACATTCGAAAACATATTTGATCCGAGACTTCgaattttcttattaaatatCAAGAAAAAGTTTGATGAATCAGGATTTCAAAACATTGAATCAAAGTCTGGAATAGGTGTAGTAAACAAACAACACATCCAATCACTTGCCGGATTGGGAGGAAAACTATTACAGACTGAAAATGATTTACAAGAGCTTAAAGCTTTGAGTGCAGATGGTAGGTGTATCTAATTATATTTATGTAAAAATCTATATTAAATAGTGTATCTTAGATGATAAAAATGGTGACCTTGCAAAAATGGTCAGTGAAGAATTTTCACAGTTAAAGGAAATCCTAGTCCAGATCCAAAATGAAGTATAAATTCAGAGTAATCAAGTTTAAATGATTTATAAGACCCCATTCATTGATATAGGTGTTAGAACTAATCTTGCAGGAAGATAATCATCAAACTGAGGGAATAATTATGGAATTCTCTGCTGGAGTTGGTGGGCAAGAGTCCATGTTGTTTTGCAATGAAATATTACAAATGTACATCATATACTGTGAAAGTGAAGGATGGGACTATGAATTAACAGATATTGAAAAAAGTGATTTAGAAGGTATTAGGCATGCAGCAATTTGCATTAATAATTCAGGTATGTCTTTTCAGAAATTTAGTTTTATGTATTAGATACAACTACTACATTTACTTTTATCTCAGACGCATATGATCGACTGCAGTTTGAAAGTGGAGTACACCGGGTCCAGCGGGTGCCCAAAACTGAAAAGGCTGGACGTGTTCATACCAGTACGGTTGCCGTTGCCATCCTTCCCCGCCCTTCGGAAGTTACTGTGAAcatcgaacagaaagtaagtaTAAGTATACTAAAACCTagttcaatttcttttaatgcatgacttacagttttttttttttttttttttaaggatctTAAAATCGAAACAAAAAGAGCAAGCGGTGCAGGCGGACAACATGTAAACACAACTGAATCAGCAGTGCGAATTGTTCATATACCCTCAGGTGTAGTGGTAAGTTTTAACGttaactgtttttcttttttagtttttaacttAGGTGAGGGGTAAGTTAACCTAACTGTATTTCTCATTAACAATtaaatgttttacatttttaattaGGCGGAATGTCAGACACAAAGATCGCAAATGCAGAATCGTAAGGTTGCAATTGATAAAATCAGAGCTCgtcttttccaaatgaaaattgacCAACAGTTGGCAACTACTCGGTCAAGTCGTAAGCTGCAGGTAGGATCTAGCGGTCGCTCCGAAAAAATACGGACTTACAACTTCCCGCAAGATCGTATCACAGACCATCGAATAAATTTCACTAGTCATAACTTAGGGGAATTTTTACGAGGCGCAAGGCCATTTCATGTGCTCATAGAAAAACTAAAGGAAGAGTCATACAAGGAACGCGTATctgaatttttagaaaaaattaaagtttaaGTCCGCTGAAtgtcaataaattgttttacaagttttgaATACATCAATATGTATTActaattttttcaataaacaTGACTTGAATTTTCACTCTCTGACTTTCATCCCCCAAATTGAGGTACGTCGAATTCCGACTGTAGGTCTTGCTACACTAGAGAAATAAAACTTGTTGATTTCTATACCCGGAAGTTTTGCGCGAAGTGTTCCAAGCATAGTCTCCGTCAATAAACCAAAAATGTCAAGGTATAAAAGACCACTCTTTTGGAACACCCTAAAGgaaatagaaatgattaaATATCTTTCAAATTTTGCACTCTAACGCCAATGTTACTTACAAATACACGGAAAGAGGCACGTTGTAACATCGAGCCATCGCCAAATATTCCAGTCGCTTTAAATTATCATGAATATAGCTGACACAGATTGATGTCACTGCTGTAGAGTCGCTTATGTCTAATTCCACCAGCTTTGGACAACGTTGACACAAGGCCAGGACATCTAACATAAAATTCGCCATTCAACTTTAATGATCACAAATTTCCAGTCAACATTACAAACTTACGTTCGTCTTTAAGTGTCGTTCGACAACCACTGATATTTATGCGTTCTAAGGATTTTGGTGCAGATGTACTAATCAACTGAAGAGCTTCAGAATTCAAGTCTGTCCAAGCTAAATTCCAACTGTCAAGTTTCTTACATCCATTCACAATCCATTTAAGTTCACTAACTCCAACACCATAACACATGGACATATTCAGCACTTCAAGCTGCTCATTTTGACTTAGTGCCTTGCATGCTCTTTCATCAACAACACAATGTTCCATACTAAGTTTCTTCAGGTTTTTACAAGtatcaaataaatcaaataaacctGCATAATATGTCCAAATTTGTACCCGTATTCCTATAAATTATGACTTGGTGAGATTACCTTGTGTTGAAATAGATGCCATGCTCAAAtccaaaaattgcaaattTCGATACCTTGGAAATTCTTGAGTTAGAGGACTTACTGGATATATCGGATCACAAATCTGTACATtgtttagaaaaattaaatattagcagttgataaaaaaagacaaaaaaaaacaaaagttaatTACCTCAGTCTTAGCAAGCCTCAAGATGTGTGCTCCTCTTAAAAGAACACTACCTAGAATTGTAGGTTTTAGGCAGGTGCCACTAAGGTCTAACCTCCTCCATAAAACTTCATCATAACACAGTCGTTTCCAACGCTTTGACACCTGAGCACATTTGGCAATAGTTGATTTTGGAAGCCATTTAAATATGCTGAGAATGACTTCGTCTGAGAGGCGTGAGAATCCATCAATTCCTGGGGGACCATCCATCCTCATTCGTTTAGACAATAAAAAGCTATCACTAGATTGGTCATCTTCAGAAAAATCCATTACAGCTGACGGGACAGCAAAAGGTGAACATTCTTTTCGCTTTACAGCAGGTTCAGGAATATTGGAGATCACTACTTGTTTTACTGATGGATTGCTACAGGAGTTTGAATCATCGTCCATTGCAGATAATCCTAGATCTTCCATGACTTCTATCGATACGTCATGGCAATCAAGACTCCACCGTTTAAACCCGGTATTTAACTTAGCCATATTTTGTAGCAACGGGGCAAACGACGAAATCAACAAAGGAAgagaattaataaaaattttggtaCATAAAAGCGTACTGGAAACAACTATTGAGCTGAAATGTTTAAACAAAGGCACTTCTAACTAATTACTGCGTTTATATTGAAAacgtgtaaaagaaaaatctacaaTCAGCAACGTCCAAACTCGTCACGTCGCGCGCTAAAAAGACACTGGCTGTGGAATCCGATGTTGACCGTTCAACAATTCATTtccgaaattaaaaaaaaaagtaaccaAAAATCTTCTAATTTACCACAGATATGGACTAAAGTTACTTTTAATAATGCTGTaacttgaaaattatttagtaaggaaagaaaaatttcaaataaaaaaaaaattgaaaaaataaatatggcaAATATGGCgggaattcaaatttgtttgtgcAATGCGAAGGTGCCTGTTTGTAGAATATAATTACTTGAAAAGGAAGTAAGGACTAAGGAACCAGTAAGGAACCAGTTAGATGACTCTGTATTAGTACTTAGGAAACGATTTAGGACAAAGTAATAGAAATATTCTAGTGCTTAGGATCCACGAATCAGTTTAAAGGACCAGAGATGaagcaaatttcaaaaaagattcAATACAAATACAACTGAGTGAACTGACAGATGTCTATAGCTACGGAATcaataacttttaatttatgcAATGACATCGTTGTCGCCAACGTGAATTCATTAACCGAAACCCCGAGTCGTTTCGCGCAAAAGTATTTGTTTGGTTAATGTTTTATTAACCACACTTTGACAATTTGATTAGGTTGAATAATGTCATATGTCAATTTATTCCAGCAGAAAAAAGGTGAAGACCAAGTACAGAATCATTGACACTCGAATTTTTATACTTAtctaagaacaaaaaaatattgattgaCTTGAGGACATaagaacacgaaaaaaaaaaaaaactaaataaacatCGTATGATTTTAATGTAATTTACTTTAACAAAAGAATATCCAAGGCTTTATCGCGATCgtgtccagcagcaacaagcGCAGAGCTAATCTTATCGTGTTCAAATCCTAAGGCAGACAGCTGATCAACTAACACTAAATGATGTTCTAATTGCGTTGGTAATTCCTTGCAGGGCTTAAGAACGTCTAAAGCCGTGTCTATTCTCTCAATAGAATGGCCCGATTCTTCCAGTTTCTGTATTAGTAAAAGCTGATCAACAACATCCTTTTCGTTGGCACCAAGTCGAGCAATAGCACGAACTGCATTTTCTCTCACAAATCCCATATCTTGTAGCTGCTGGACTAAACGTTTTTCGATTGCGTTCAGCTTCCTTTCAAACGGAGATGCAACATCAAGGTTTGGTTTGGGCACTGGTCTCTTTATAGAATCTGATGTTAAACGAGGAGGGGGAGTGCGAGAACTGAGTCTTTTGTCCGTCACACCTGTAAATGGCGGTTTATTTATTGGGATTTCTCCCGTCCCAAAACTTACGTCCGAGAGGTCTGGGACACTTTTAGCTTGACGTAAGTTTTTATGTGAGATTGCTTGATTTTGGAATTCTACAGGTATAGCGATGTTCCCATGAGATAGCTTGTCAACACTAAAGAATGAACTTTCGTTGGGAATCCAATTTGCTGCAGCTTCATATTGACGCACAGGTTGATGtctctaaataaaaattatattttattttctttagtgaaaaataaaaactaaaataagaaaaataatataaaataatatGTACATTTTCAGTCCAAGATGGAATTGTTGATGGGTTATAGTTCTGATACTGTAGTCCATAA
It includes:
- the LOC124343267 gene encoding peptide chain release factor 1-like, mitochondrial, producing MVTWGISSKIVRVLSALRRPCFAKSYANNVIFIRCLNQNITHRSLNLLNQVSTFENIFDPRLRIFLLNIKKKFDESGFQNIESKSGIGVVNKQHIQSLAGLGGKLLQTENDLQELKALSADDDKNGDLAKMVSEEFSQLKEILVQIQNEVLELILQEDNHQTEGIIMEFSAGVGGQESMLFCNEILQMYIIYCESEGWDYELTDIEKSDLEGIRHAAICINNSDAYDRLQFESGVHRVQRVPKTEKAGRVHTSTVAVAILPRPSEVTVNIEQKDLKIETKRASGAGGQHVNTTESAVRIVHIPSGVVAECQTQRSQMQNRKVAIDKIRARLFQMKIDQQLATTRSSRKLQVGSSGRSEKIRTYNFPQDRITDHRINFTSHNLGEFLRGARPFHVLIEKLKEESYKERVSEFLEKIKV
- the LOC124343264 gene encoding S-phase kinase-associated protein 2-like encodes the protein MAKLNTGFKRWSLDCHDVSIEVMEDLGLSAMDDDSNSCSNPSVKQVVISNIPEPAVKRKECSPFAVPSAVMDFSEDDQSSDSFLLSKRMRMDGPPGIDGFSRLSDEVILSIFKWLPKSTIAKCAQVSKRWKRLCYDEVLWRRLDLSGTCLKPTILGSVLLRGAHILRLAKTEICDPIYPVSPLTQEFPRYRNLQFLDLSMASISTQGLFDLFDTCKNLKKLSMEHCVVDERACKALSQNEQLEVLNMSMCYGVGVSELKWIVNGCKKLDSWNLAWTDLNSEALQLISTSAPKSLERINISGCRTTLKDEHVLALCQRCPKLVELDISDSTAVTSICVSYIHDNLKRLEYLAMARCYNVPLSVYLVFQKSGLLYLDIFGLLTETMLGTLRAKLPGIEINKFYFSSVARPTVGIRRTSIWGMKVRE